A single genomic interval of Physeter macrocephalus isolate SW-GA chromosome 5, ASM283717v5, whole genome shotgun sequence harbors:
- the PRPS1L1 gene encoding LOW QUALITY PROTEIN: ribose-phosphate pyrophosphokinase 3 (The sequence of the model RefSeq protein was modified relative to this genomic sequence to represent the inferred CDS: inserted 1 base in 1 codon; deleted 1 base in 1 codon; substituted 3 bases at 3 genomic stop codons), giving the protein MPNIKIFSGSSRQDLSQKTADRLGQELGKVVTKKFSNQETCVEIGESVXGGDVNIVQSGCGESNDNLMELLIMINTCKIAPASRVTAGTPCFPYXPQDKEDKSRAAISTKLVVNTLSIAGADHIIKMDQHASQIQGFFDIPVDNLYADPAVLKWIKENISEWRNCTIVSPDAGGAKRVTSVAERLNVDFALIHKEPKKANEVDXMVLVGYVKDRVAILVDDMADTCTICYAADKLFSAGATRVYAILTHGIFSGPAITHINSAGFEAVVVTNTIPXEDKVKHCSKIQMINISMILSEAIRRTHNGESVSYLFSHVPL; this is encoded by the exons ATGCCAAATATCAAAATCTTCAGCGGCAGCTCCCGCCAAGACTTATCCCAGAAAACTGCCGACCGACTGGGCCAGGAGCTGGGCAAGGTGGTGACCAAGAAATTCAGCAACCAGGAGACCTGCGTGGAAATAGGCGAGAGTGTGTGAGGAGGGGATGTCAACATAGTGCAGAGTGGTTGTGGCGAAAGCAACGACAATCTAATGGAGCTTTTGATCATGATTAATACCTGCAAGATTGCTCCAGCCAGCCGAGTTACTGCAGGCACCCCGTGCTTCCCGT GACCTCAGGATAAGGAGGATAAGAGCCGAGCCGCAATCTCCACCAAGCTTGTTGTAAATACGCTGTCTATAGCAGGTGCAGATCATATCATCAAGATGGACCAACATGCTTCTCAAATTCAGGGCTTTTTTGATATCCCAGTAGACAATTTGTATGCAGATCCAGCTGTCCTGAAGTGGATAAAGGAGAATATCTCTGAGTGGAGGAACTGCACGATTGTCTCTCCAGATGCTGGTGGAGCTAAGAGAGTGACCTCTGTTGCAGAAAGATTGAATGTGGACTTTGCCTTGATTCACAAAGAACCGAAGAAGGCCAATGAAGTGGACTGAATGGTA TTAGTGGGATATGTGAAGGATCGTGTGGCTATCCTTGTGGATGACATGGCTGACACTTGTACAATCTGCTATGCAGCTGACAAACTTTTCTCAGCTGGAGCCACCAGAGTTTATGCGATCTTGACTCACGGAATCTTTTCTGGCCCGGCCATTACTCACATCAACAGTGCAGGCTTTGAAGCAGTAGTAGTCACCAATACCATACCTTAGGAGGATAAGGTGAAGCATTGCTCCAAAATACAGATGATCAACATCTCCATGATCCTTTCAGAAGCCATCAGAAGAACTCACAATGGGGAATCTGTCTCCTACCTGTTCAGCCATGTCCCATTGTGA